The following are from one region of the Anomaloglossus baeobatrachus isolate aAnoBae1 chromosome 1, aAnoBae1.hap1, whole genome shotgun sequence genome:
- the LOC142244015 gene encoding thioredoxin-like: protein MVVQEVHEEHELQELLRNSGRKLVVVAFSSGSCGPCRLTTPCLEALSCEMPDVVFVKVDVRKSDEFVERYEISGVPAFCFFRMMNQVYKFQGGNVDFLCSKVHELRFQC, encoded by the exons ATGGTTGTGCAAGAGGTACATGAGGag CATGAGCTTCAAGAATTATTGAGGAACTCTGGAAGGAAGCTTGTAGTTGTTGCCTTTTCCTCTGGAAGTTGTGGACCATGCAGATTAacaacaccatgtttggag gcATTGAGCTGTGAGATGCCAGATGTAGTTTTTGTTAAAGTCGATGTTCGTAAATCGGAC GAATTTGTAGAGCGATATGAGATCTCTGGAGTGCCAGCGTTTTGCTTCTTCAGAATGATGAACCAG GTGTATAAATTCCAAGGAGGCAATGTTGACTTCTTATGCAGCAAAGTCCATGAGCTGCGGTTCCAATGCTAA